Proteins from a single region of Pseudomonas quebecensis:
- a CDS encoding YhcB family protein, whose product MEHSLLVWLLPTLALVAGVAIGFLVARLLPNAAPNRTQRQLDDIQERFDSYQNEVVTHFNSTATLVKKLTQSYQEVQDHLADGANRLALDDITRQRLLAALHSDAPQTPRERLTPPRENQEPPRDYAPKTADAPGMLDEHYGLKK is encoded by the coding sequence GTGGAACACTCGCTCTTAGTTTGGTTGTTGCCGACTCTTGCCCTGGTTGCCGGTGTCGCCATTGGATTCCTGGTTGCTCGCCTGCTGCCGAATGCCGCGCCTAACCGCACGCAGCGTCAGCTCGATGACATCCAGGAACGTTTTGACAGTTATCAGAACGAGGTTGTTACCCACTTCAATAGCACCGCGACCCTGGTCAAGAAGCTCACCCAGAGCTACCAGGAAGTACAGGATCATCTCGCCGATGGCGCTAACCGCCTGGCCCTCGACGACATCACTCGCCAGCGCCTGCTGGCCGCGCTGCACTCCGATGCACCGCAGACACCACGGGAACGCCTGACCCCACCCCGGGAAAACCAGGAACCGCCACGGGACTACGCGCCGAAAACGGCGGATGCTCCAGGCATGCTGGATGAGCATTACGGTTTGAAGAAGTAA
- a CDS encoding response regulator transcription factor has protein sequence MSDEIQVEGEELPHLLLVDDDATFTRVMARAMSRRGFRVSTAGSAEEGLTIAQADLPDYAALDLKMDGDSGLVLLPKLLELDPEMRVVILTGYSSIATAVEAIKRGACNYLCKPADADDVLAALLSEHADLDTLVPENPMSVDRLQWEHIQRVLTEHEGNISATARALGMHRRTLQRKLQKRPVRR, from the coding sequence ATGAGTGATGAGATCCAAGTCGAAGGCGAAGAACTGCCGCACCTGCTGCTGGTAGATGACGACGCTACGTTTACCCGCGTGATGGCACGTGCCATGAGTCGTCGCGGATTTCGCGTGAGCACCGCCGGGTCCGCCGAAGAGGGCCTGACCATCGCCCAGGCCGACCTGCCGGACTACGCCGCGCTCGACCTGAAAATGGACGGTGACTCCGGCCTGGTGCTGCTGCCCAAGCTGCTGGAGCTGGACCCGGAAATGCGCGTGGTGATCCTCACCGGCTACTCCAGCATTGCCACCGCTGTCGAAGCCATCAAGCGCGGCGCCTGCAACTATCTGTGCAAACCGGCGGATGCCGACGACGTGCTGGCCGCGTTGCTGTCCGAGCACGCCGACCTCGATACCCTGGTGCCGGAAAACCCGATGTCGGTGGACCGCCTGCAGTGGGAACACATCCAGCGCGTGCTGACCGAGCACGAAGGCAATATCTCCGCCACCGCCCGTGCCCTGGGCATGCACCGTCGCACCCTGCAACGCAAGCTGCAGAAGCGGCCGGTCCGACGCTGA
- a CDS encoding ABC transporter ATP-binding protein/permease, with the protein MNQNAEYSAVNDALRGHFFRRTWAMITPYWRSEEKGKAWLLLAVVIGLSLFSVAISVWLNHWYKDFYNALENKDTAAFWQQILYFCGIAAVAILGAVYRLYLTQMLTIRWRAWLTEKHFARWLGHKNYYQLEQGGYTDNPDQRISEDLNSFTQNTLSLGLGLLRNVVSLVSFSVILWGVSGSIEVFGITIPGYMFWCALVYAGVGSWLTHLIGRRLIGLSNQQQRFEADLRFSMVRVRENAESIALYNGEPNENQRLSARFGKVWHNYWDIMKVSKRLTFFTAGYEQIATVFAFIVAAPRYFSGKIELGELMQINSAFGNVQGNFSWFISAYADLASWRATSDRLLSFQQAMTENEQRPAAIDVSAQGERLVVQGLGMNLMDGRHLLTDANLIVEPGQRVMLSGRSGSGKSTLLRAMGQLWPAGHGSIRLPARRYLFLPQKPYLPIGTLKAVLSYPQDAGVYSAQRYAQVLETCRLPHLVGQLDEANHWQRVLSPGEQQRLAFARALLFAPQWLYMDEATSAMDEEDEATLYQALIDALPGLSIVSVGHRSSLKRFHGRHVCIEGGWLQEQSIS; encoded by the coding sequence ATGAATCAGAACGCTGAATATTCCGCGGTCAACGATGCGCTGCGTGGGCATTTCTTTCGCCGAACGTGGGCGATGATCACGCCTTATTGGCGCAGCGAAGAGAAGGGCAAGGCCTGGTTGTTGCTGGCAGTGGTGATTGGCCTGTCGCTGTTCAGCGTGGCAATTTCCGTGTGGCTCAACCACTGGTACAAAGACTTCTATAACGCTCTGGAAAACAAGGACACCGCGGCCTTCTGGCAACAAATCCTGTATTTCTGCGGGATCGCCGCCGTGGCGATTCTCGGCGCGGTCTACCGTCTTTACCTCACTCAGATGCTGACGATTCGCTGGCGTGCATGGCTGACCGAAAAGCACTTCGCCCGCTGGCTTGGCCACAAAAACTACTACCAGCTGGAGCAGGGGGGTTATACCGATAACCCGGACCAGCGGATTTCCGAAGACCTCAATAGTTTTACCCAGAACACCCTGAGCCTTGGCCTTGGGTTGCTGCGCAATGTGGTCAGCCTCGTGTCGTTCTCGGTCATTCTGTGGGGCGTGTCGGGCAGCATCGAAGTCTTCGGCATCACCATCCCCGGCTACATGTTCTGGTGTGCGTTGGTCTACGCCGGTGTCGGCAGTTGGCTGACCCACCTGATCGGTCGTCGTCTGATCGGCTTGAGCAACCAGCAGCAGCGCTTCGAAGCGGACCTGCGTTTCTCCATGGTGCGGGTGCGCGAGAATGCTGAAAGCATTGCCCTGTACAACGGCGAGCCCAACGAAAACCAACGCTTGAGCGCACGGTTCGGCAAGGTCTGGCATAACTACTGGGACATCATGAAGGTGTCCAAACGCCTGACGTTCTTTACCGCCGGCTACGAACAGATTGCTACCGTCTTTGCGTTTATCGTGGCTGCCCCGCGCTATTTTTCCGGCAAGATCGAGTTGGGTGAGCTGATGCAAATCAACTCGGCCTTCGGCAACGTACAGGGCAATTTCAGCTGGTTTATCAGCGCGTACGCCGACCTGGCCAGCTGGCGCGCCACCAGCGACCGTCTATTGAGCTTTCAACAGGCTATGACGGAAAACGAACAACGCCCGGCGGCCATTGATGTGAGCGCGCAGGGCGAGCGTCTTGTCGTGCAGGGGCTGGGCATGAATCTTATGGATGGTCGCCACCTGCTCACCGATGCCAACCTGATCGTTGAGCCGGGTCAGCGCGTCATGCTCAGTGGCCGTTCCGGCAGTGGCAAAAGTACCCTGCTGCGTGCCATGGGGCAGCTCTGGCCCGCAGGTCACGGCAGCATTCGTTTGCCGGCCAGGCGTTACCTGTTCCTGCCGCAGAAGCCTTACCTGCCGATCGGCACGCTGAAGGCGGTGTTGAGTTATCCACAGGACGCCGGCGTCTACTCGGCGCAACGTTATGCACAGGTCCTTGAAACGTGCCGCCTGCCGCATCTGGTAGGGCAGCTGGATGAGGCCAACCACTGGCAACGCGTGCTCTCGCCGGGCGAACAACAGCGCCTGGCGTTTGCCCGCGCCTTGCTGTTCGCGCCGCAATGGCTGTACATGGACGAAGCCACCTCGGCAATGGATGAGGAAGATGAGGCGACGTTGTACCAGGCGCTGATCGATGCGTTGCCGGGGCTGAGTATCGTCAGCGTCGGCCATCGCAGCAGCCTCAAACGCTTTCATGGTCGGCATGTGTGCATCGAAGGCGGGTGGCTTCAAGAGCAATCCATCTCCTGA
- a CDS encoding tryptophan--tRNA ligase: MTTRTRILTGITTTGTPHLGNYAGAIRPAILASQDANADSFYFLADYHALIKCDDPQRIQRSRMEIAATWLAGGLDVNRVTFYRQSDIPEIPELTWLLTCVAAKGLLNRAHAYKASVDKNVETGEDPDAGITMGLYSYPVLMAADILMFNAHKVPVGRDQIQHVEMARDIGQRFNHLFGNGKEFFTMPEALIEESVATLPGLDGRKMSKSYDNTIPLFTSAKDMKDAISRIVTDSRAPGEAKDPDNSHLFTLYQAFATQAQEQAFRDELLQGLGWGEAKNRLFQLLDGQLGEARERYHQLMSRPSDMEDLLLVGAKKARAVAAPFLAELREAVGLRSFVNQAAAPVSAKKKTTKTARFVSFREDDGSFRFRLLAADGEQLLLSRHFADGKAAGAVTKQLQSGDALDVRTDGLRFSVWLDGAAVADSAEFADPTSLDAAIEALRIALAPLED; the protein is encoded by the coding sequence ATGACGACTCGTACCCGTATCCTCACCGGCATCACCACCACCGGCACGCCGCACCTGGGCAACTACGCCGGTGCGATTCGCCCGGCCATCCTTGCCAGCCAGGACGCCAATGCCGATTCCTTTTACTTCCTGGCCGACTACCACGCCCTGATCAAATGCGATGACCCGCAGCGCATCCAGCGCTCGCGCATGGAAATCGCCGCGACCTGGCTGGCCGGTGGCCTGGATGTGAACCGGGTGACCTTCTATCGCCAGTCTGACATCCCGGAAATCCCCGAGCTGACCTGGCTGCTGACCTGCGTCGCCGCCAAGGGCCTGCTCAACCGCGCCCATGCCTACAAGGCCTCGGTGGATAAGAACGTGGAGACCGGCGAGGACCCGGATGCGGGTATCACCATGGGCCTGTACAGCTACCCGGTGCTGATGGCGGCGGACATCCTGATGTTCAACGCGCACAAGGTGCCGGTGGGCCGCGACCAGATCCAACATGTGGAGATGGCCCGCGACATCGGCCAGCGTTTCAACCACCTGTTTGGCAACGGTAAGGAATTCTTCACGATGCCCGAGGCGTTGATCGAAGAAAGCGTTGCCACTTTGCCGGGCCTGGATGGCCGCAAGATGTCCAAGAGCTACGATAACACCATCCCGTTGTTCACCAGCGCCAAGGATATGAAGGACGCGATCTCGCGCATCGTCACCGACTCCCGCGCGCCGGGCGAAGCCAAGGATCCGGACAATTCGCACCTGTTCACCCTGTACCAGGCCTTTGCCACGCAGGCCCAGGAGCAGGCGTTCCGTGACGAACTGCTGCAAGGCCTGGGTTGGGGCGAGGCGAAGAACCGTCTGTTCCAATTGCTGGACGGCCAGTTGGGCGAGGCCCGCGAGCGCTATCACCAACTGATGTCGCGCCCGTCGGACATGGAAGATCTGTTGCTGGTCGGGGCGAAGAAAGCCCGCGCCGTCGCGGCACCGTTTCTTGCCGAGCTGCGTGAGGCGGTGGGCCTGCGTTCGTTCGTGAACCAGGCTGCGGCGCCGGTCAGCGCCAAAAAGAAAACCACCAAGACCGCGCGTTTCGTGAGCTTTCGCGAAGATGACGGCAGTTTCCGTTTCCGCCTGCTGGCCGCCGATGGCGAACAACTGCTGTTGTCGCGCCATTTTGCCGACGGCAAGGCGGCAGGTGCGGTGACCAAACAACTGCAAAGCGGTGACGCCCTTGACGTGCGCACCGATGGCCTGCGCTTCAGCGTATGGCTGGACGGCGCCGCGGTAGCCGACAGTGCCGAGTTTGCCGACCCTACGTCGCTTGACGCGGCCATTGAGGCCCTGCGCATCGCGTTGGCCCCCCTCGAGGATTAA
- a CDS encoding ATP-binding protein: MLAAVKLTSATRQNLWRLTFIRTLVLAAQAGSVGLAYWFDLLPLPWLPLGVTLGFSTVLCVFTAIRLRTTWPVTELEYALQLACDLFIHSVLLYFSGGSTNPFVSYYLVPLTIAAVTLPWRYSVVLSGIALTLYTLLLAQFYPLQTFPIARENLQIYGMWLSFALSAAVITFFAARMAEELRRQEELRAIRREEGLRDQQLLAVATQAAGAAHELGTPLATMSVLLKEMTQDHHDPALQDDLSVLQEQVKQCKLTLQQLVRAAEANRRLAVEMQDVTQWLDEALNRWHLMRPEASYRFHLLGQGTVPRMAPPPDLTQALLNLLNNAADACPEGLEVQLDWNTEDLTISIRDHGAGVPLAIAEQIGKPFFTTKGKGFGLGLFLSKASVTRAGGSVKLYSHEEGGTLTELRLPRVARGDIDE; encoded by the coding sequence GGCCGGTTCGGTGGGGCTTGCCTATTGGTTCGACCTGCTGCCGCTGCCCTGGCTGCCACTGGGCGTGACCCTTGGGTTTTCCACCGTGCTCTGCGTGTTTACCGCGATCCGGCTGCGCACCACCTGGCCGGTGACCGAGCTGGAATATGCCCTGCAACTGGCCTGCGACCTGTTTATCCACAGTGTGTTGCTGTATTTCTCGGGTGGCTCTACCAACCCCTTCGTTTCTTATTATCTGGTGCCCCTGACGATCGCGGCAGTGACGTTGCCATGGCGCTATTCCGTGGTGCTGTCGGGGATCGCCCTGACCCTTTATACCCTGCTGCTGGCCCAGTTCTACCCGCTGCAGACCTTCCCCATCGCCCGGGAAAACCTGCAGATCTATGGGATGTGGCTGAGCTTTGCGCTGTCCGCCGCCGTCATCACCTTTTTTGCCGCGCGCATGGCCGAGGAATTGCGTCGCCAGGAAGAACTGCGCGCCATTCGCCGTGAAGAGGGCTTGCGCGATCAACAATTGCTCGCCGTCGCCACCCAGGCCGCCGGCGCGGCCCATGAATTGGGCACGCCGCTGGCGACCATGAGCGTACTGCTCAAGGAAATGACCCAGGACCACCACGACCCGGCCCTGCAGGACGATTTGAGCGTGCTGCAGGAACAGGTCAAGCAGTGCAAGCTGACCCTGCAGCAACTGGTGCGCGCCGCCGAAGCCAATCGCCGCCTGGCCGTGGAGATGCAGGACGTGACGCAGTGGCTCGATGAAGCCCTGAACCGCTGGCACCTGATGCGCCCCGAGGCCAGCTATCGCTTCCACCTGCTGGGGCAGGGCACGGTACCGCGCATGGCGCCGCCACCGGACCTGACCCAGGCGTTGCTCAACCTGTTGAACAATGCCGCCGACGCCTGCCCCGAAGGGCTTGAAGTGCAGTTGGACTGGAACACCGAAGATCTCACCATCAGCATTCGCGACCACGGCGCGGGCGTGCCGCTGGCGATTGCCGAGCAGATCGGAAAACCATTTTTTACCACCAAGGGCAAGGGCTTCGGCCTCGGCCTGTTTTTGAGCAAGGCCAGCGTGACCCGCGCCGGCGGCTCAGTGAAGCTCTATAGTCATGAGGAAGGTGGCACGCTCACCGAGCTGCGCCTGCCCCGTGTCGCACGAGGAGATATCGATGAGTGA
- the zapE gene encoding cell division protein ZapE, whose product MTPLERYQADLKRPEFFHDAAQENAVRHLQRLYEDLLAASQSKPGMLSKLFGKKDHTPVKGLYFWGGVGRGKTYLVDTFFEALPFKEKVRTHFHRFMKRVHEEMKTLPGEKNPLTIIAKRFAQEARVICFDEFFVSDITDAMILGTLMEELFKNGVTLVATSNIVPDGLYKDGLQRARFLPAIALIKQHTEIVNVDSGVDYRLRHLEQAELYHFPLNEAAHESLRKSFRALTPECTQAVENDKLVIENREIIALRTCDDVAWFEFRQLCDGPRSQNDYIELGKIFHAVILSGVEQMSVTTDDIARRFINMVDEFYDRNVKLIISAEVELKDLYTGGRLNFEFQRTLSRLLEMQSHEFLSRGHKP is encoded by the coding sequence ATGACGCCCCTAGAACGATATCAAGCTGATCTGAAACGCCCTGAGTTCTTCCACGACGCGGCTCAGGAAAATGCGGTGCGTCATTTGCAGCGCCTGTACGAGGACCTGCTTGCAGCTTCGCAAAGCAAGCCCGGGATGCTCAGCAAGCTGTTCGGCAAGAAAGACCATACGCCGGTCAAAGGCCTGTATTTCTGGGGCGGCGTGGGCCGTGGCAAGACTTATCTGGTCGACACCTTCTTTGAAGCGCTGCCGTTCAAGGAAAAAGTCCGCACCCACTTCCACCGCTTCATGAAACGCGTGCACGAAGAGATGAAGACGCTGCCGGGCGAGAAAAACCCGCTGACTATCATCGCCAAGCGCTTTGCCCAGGAAGCCCGGGTGATCTGTTTCGATGAGTTCTTCGTCTCCGACATCACCGATGCCATGATTCTTGGCACCTTGATGGAAGAGCTGTTCAAGAATGGCGTGACCCTGGTCGCCACCTCGAACATCGTGCCTGACGGTCTGTACAAGGATGGTCTGCAGCGCGCGCGCTTCCTGCCGGCAATCGCGCTGATCAAGCAGCACACTGAAATCGTCAATGTGGACAGCGGCGTCGACTATCGCCTGCGTCACCTCGAGCAGGCGGAGCTGTACCATTTTCCGCTGAACGAAGCGGCTCACGAAAGCTTGCGAAAGAGCTTCCGTGCCCTGACGCCGGAATGCACCCAGGCGGTGGAAAACGATAAGTTGGTGATCGAAAATCGCGAAATCATCGCCCTGCGCACCTGCGATGACGTGGCCTGGTTCGAGTTCCGCCAACTCTGCGACGGCCCGCGCAGCCAGAACGACTACATCGAACTGGGCAAGATCTTCCACGCGGTGATCCTCAGCGGCGTGGAGCAGATGAGCGTCACCACCGACGACATCGCGCGCCGGTTTATCAACATGGTCGACGAGTTCTACGACCGCAACGTCAAGCTGATCATCTCGGCGGAAGTGGAACTCAAGGACCTCTACACCGGCGGTCGCTTGAACTTCGAATTCCAGCGCACCCTCAGCCGTTTGCTGGAGATGCAGTCCCACGAGTTCCTCTCGCGCGGGCACAAACCCTAA
- a CDS encoding GlxA family transcriptional regulator, whose product MASLRYGKQQGLGLTPAFETRLVSPDAKSVCSFSDVIMPVDGGLEDADIIVLPAFWDDFDALCARYPQVLPWLREQHARGAVLCGEATGVFWLAEAGLLDGKEATTYWRFFNAFSERFPKVQLNQDKHLTDADNLYCAGGTTSACDLYIYLIERFCGANIAQAVARDILYEVQRSYSPGRIGFGGQKLHQDVIILQIQHWLEEHFADKFRFEDVAREHGMSIRNFMRRFQTATGDKPLHYLQRLRIETAKGLLSGSRKSIKTISYEVGYDDASFFARLFRQHTELSPNQYRQQFQQAA is encoded by the coding sequence CTGGCCAGCCTGCGCTATGGCAAGCAGCAAGGCCTGGGTCTGACCCCGGCGTTCGAAACGCGTCTTGTCAGCCCCGATGCAAAATCGGTGTGCAGCTTCAGTGATGTGATCATGCCGGTGGATGGCGGCCTGGAAGACGCCGACATCATCGTTCTACCGGCCTTCTGGGATGACTTCGACGCCCTGTGCGCCCGCTACCCCCAAGTGTTGCCCTGGCTGCGCGAACAACACGCACGCGGTGCCGTGTTGTGCGGCGAAGCCACCGGGGTGTTCTGGCTCGCCGAAGCCGGCCTGCTCGATGGCAAGGAGGCGACCACCTACTGGCGCTTCTTCAACGCCTTCAGCGAACGCTTCCCCAAGGTCCAGCTCAATCAGGACAAACATCTCACCGACGCCGACAACCTCTACTGCGCCGGCGGCACAACCTCGGCCTGCGATCTCTATATTTATCTGATCGAACGCTTCTGCGGCGCCAATATCGCCCAGGCCGTGGCACGCGACATTCTCTACGAAGTGCAGCGCAGCTATTCACCTGGCCGCATTGGCTTTGGCGGGCAGAAACTGCACCAGGATGTGATCATCCTGCAGATCCAGCACTGGCTGGAAGAGCACTTCGCCGACAAATTCCGCTTCGAAGATGTCGCCCGGGAACACGGTATGAGCATCCGCAACTTCATGCGTCGCTTCCAGACCGCCACCGGGGACAAGCCGCTGCATTACCTGCAGCGTCTGCGCATCGAAACGGCCAAGGGCCTGCTCTCGGGCAGTCGCAAGAGCATCAAGACCATCAGCTATGAGGTGGGTTACGACGATGCGAGTTTCTTTGCGCGGTTGTTTCGCCAACACACCGAGCTATCGCCGAACCAATACCGCCAGCAATTCCAGCAGGCTGCGTAA
- a CDS encoding alpha/beta hydrolase has protein sequence MRETPVLIDGPVGQLEALYLDQPEPRGLALICHPNPVQGGTMLNKVVSTLQRTARDAGLITLRFNYRGVGASAGSHDMSSGEVDDAEAAVTWLREKHPGLPITLLGFSFGGYVAASLGGRLEAKGEKLAHLFMVAAAVMRLSDNDVLPQDCPLTLIQPETDEVVDPQLVYDWSAALKRPHELLKVAECGHFFHGKLTDLKDLVLPRLSN, from the coding sequence ATGCGCGAAACCCCCGTTTTGATCGATGGCCCGGTAGGCCAATTGGAAGCCCTGTACCTGGATCAGCCCGAACCACGTGGCCTCGCGCTGATCTGCCACCCTAACCCGGTGCAGGGCGGGACCATGCTCAATAAAGTCGTGTCGACCCTGCAACGCACCGCGCGCGATGCCGGTTTGATCACGCTGCGTTTCAATTACCGCGGCGTCGGCGCCAGTGCCGGCAGCCACGACATGAGCAGCGGCGAAGTGGACGATGCCGAAGCGGCCGTCACCTGGCTGCGGGAAAAGCATCCTGGCCTGCCGATCACCTTGCTCGGGTTTTCCTTTGGCGGCTACGTGGCGGCGAGCCTGGGCGGGCGCCTGGAGGCCAAAGGCGAAAAACTCGCGCACCTGTTCATGGTCGCCGCTGCTGTGATGCGCCTGAGCGATAACGATGTGCTGCCCCAGGACTGCCCGTTGACCTTGATCCAACCGGAAACCGACGAAGTGGTCGACCCGCAGTTGGTCTACGACTGGTCCGCCGCCTTGAAACGCCCCCATGAGCTGCTGAAAGTGGCAGAATGCGGGCACTTTTTTCACGGCAAGCTCACCGATCTCAAAGATCTGGTGCTGCCGCGTCTCTCGAATTGA